TGCAAAGGGTGCCCTTGGGAAAGGCCGCCCGCGCGACGCGGGCGGTGGCATCAGGAATAACCGGGATGGGCATGGGGCGCAGCATGGTTTAGCGCACTGCGCCTGGGGATGGGTTGGATGATGGGCGGTCAGTCCCCCACGAGACGCAGCATCTGTTGGGAGTCAGCCCTGGAGGTTGCGCCATGCCGTCCATTGGGTCAGGCTTGCCCAACGATGAGCCTTCCCGTTCGCTGTGGGCGGGCAAGTGGTGTCTACCCTGTTTCAACGTGCTTCATGGAGCGTGCCGTCCAAGCCACGGCCATACATGCCACGTCGCCTGGTCACCTCCAGCGTTCCGAACCATCCACTCCAGCCCCACCCATCCCCAGAACTTAGACGAGTACATACTTGTACTCATCTAAGTTCTGAGGTAGAGTCGCTCCGTGGAAGGGAAACCCACCAGCGGGCGACGTGAGCGCAAGAAGCTCGACACCTGGCGCACCATCCGCCAGACCGCGCTGCGCCTCATTTCCGAACGCGGCTACCACAACGTCAGCCTGGAGGACATCGCTGCCGCCGCCGACGTTTCCCGCGCCACGCTCTTTAACTACTTCCGGTCCAAAGAAGCTATGCTCTTCGACCCCGATCCGGAAGAACAGACCCACTGGGAAACCTTTCTGGCCCAGCGCCCCACCGACGAGGTGCCCTGGGCGTCCCTGGAGGCGTTCTTCCTCGACTACACTGCCGGGTACGAGACCAAACTCCGCCTCCAGAAGGAGCTGCAACAGGGCGGCACCGTGCTGAGCCAGGCCAAGCAGGACGGGAGCGTGCGCGTGCACGCTTTCCTGTCCACCTGGTTGCGCCCCCGCCTCCTGGCGCAGGGGCAGGACCCCGACGAGAGCGACTTTCTCCTGAGCATTGCCTTCACGGCCATGTCCACCGCCTTCGCCCGCTGGGACCCCAAGCAGGACTTCGGGGTCTTCCAGCACCTGATCCGCCAGGCATTTGGGCGTGTCGGACGAGGCCTGCTCACGCCCCCCTAAATCAGCCCATTCCACGACTGCCCCAACAGGCCGTGTTCCCCGAACACCGGCTCCCGCCCCTCACGTCCCCTACCGGGGAGAAGGAAGGTCCATCATGTCGAAAGTTTGGTTCATCACAGGAGCTTCTCGCGGCTTCGGAGAAGCCTTTGCCCGCGCCGCCCTGGAGCGCGGCGACCGCGTGGCCGGGACCGCCCGCCGCCTGGAGACCCTGGACGGGCTGCGCGCTTTTGGTGAGGCGTTCCTGCCCCTGCAACTCGACGTGACCGACCGCGCGGCGGACTTTGCCGCTGTGCGGCAGGCCAGGGAGCACTTCGGGCAACTGGACGTGGTGGTGAACAACGCCGGGTACGGGCACTTCGGGTTCTTCGAGGAGATTACCGAGGAGGAGGCACGCGCCCAGTTGGAAACGAACGTCTTCGGCGCGATGTGGGTCACGCAGGCGGCGCTGCCGATCCTGCGCGAACAGGGCCACGGGCACATCATTCAGATTTCGAGCATCGGTGGTGTGGCAGCGTTCCCCAGCCTGGGCATCTACCACGCCTCGAAGTGGGCGCTGGAAGGGATGAGTGAGGCGCTGGCGCAGGAAGTGGCCGGGCAGGGGATCAAGGTCACGCTGGTGGAACCGGGGAGTTACGGCACGGACTGGGCGGGCAGCTCAGCCCAGCGCTCCCAGCCGAACCCGGTGTACGACGGGTTCCGGCAGGCGATGGCGCAGCGGGCTGGGCAGTCCACCGCTGGCGATCCCCAGGCGGCGGCCCAGGCGCTGCTGAAGGTGGTGGACAGCGAGAACCCCCCACTGCGCATCCTCTTTGGGTCGCAGGCCTTCGACATCGCGCAGGGCCTCACCCAGCGCCGTGTACAGACCTGGAAGGAGTGGGAAACCGTCTCCCGCGAGGCGTAGCGTTTTCGCCAACGGAATCCCATGGTGGGGTTCTGCACCACTTCTGCACAGATCATGCTCCGTTCCTGAACACCGGCTACCCATCCTGACCCCAGGCCAGCGGAAGGACACCTTTCGCCCCGCCGGAAAGGAAAAGACACCATGCCCACCCCCAAGACCCTGAAGGCCCTGCTGCTCCCCGCCCTGCTGACCGCCGCCGTCACCCTCCCCGCCGCCTCCGCCGCCCCGGTCTACTTCGAGAACGGTTCCGGCGCGAGCGGCGTGGTGGACGTGTACGTGGACGGCGAGCTGGTCTTCAACGACGTGTTCGCCGACTCGGCCATGATGTTCCCGCGCGACATCGCCGCCGGCCCGCACCAGGTCGTCGTGACCCCCTTCTCCCTGGCCCCTGGGCAGGCGGACGTGCTCGACACGGCCGTGACCATTCCCGATGACGGCACCTCCACCCTCACCCTGGGTCCGGGCCAGGATGACCTGGGCCGGGACGTGCTCGCCCTGAGCCTGGAGGGCGGTCACGCACGGTAGGGCCGGGCCGGGGGGAACGGCCACGGAAACCGTCCCGCCCCGGGGGTAGGCTGGGCCCGTCCCCACCCGCCTGTCCCCGGGAGCGCGATGACCCAAGACCTTCCAGCACGACACCTGCGCCTGGTCCTCGACGACGACCTGCGGCTGGAGGCGGCCTCCGAGCGGGAATACCGGGCCTGGCGGGCCGCCCTGGGGAGTGCCCCGGAAGAGCCCGCGCCGCGCGTCCTGATCGCCGCGCACGGGGGCCTGATCTCGCGGGCGGCGGGCGAGATATTTGCCGGGCACGTTCGGGAACTGTACGCGGAGCACTGGACCGTCACCTTCATCACCCGCACCGGGCTGGAGGAGGCCCTGGACCGGATGACGAACACGCACCTGTTCAGCGGGCTGGTCGCGGCGGTGAGCCGGCTGGCAGCGCTGTACCGCCGCGCGGACCCCGGCGCCTTTTTTCCGGGGGAATGGGCAGCCCGGGAGGCTGTCACCCCGGCCCGGTCCCCCACCCTCAACCGCCGCACCCGGACCCAGGAGGGGCGCATCCTCGCCCACCTCGGGACACTCGCCCGGCCGGAATTCGCCGGGGAGAGCGCCGAGGTGCAGGCCCTGGTGAGGGGCTGGCAGGCGAATCCGGTGGAACTGAGTGCGGCGGTGCGGAGTGCCGCGCGGCAGGCGGGTGCCCGTCTGGGGGCGCGAACCTGGCAATCGGTGCGGCCCCAGGTCGAGCGCCTGCTTCCCCGCCCGCCCGGCCCGCGGGTCTCGCTGACTCCCCCGGAGTTGCAGGCGGCCCTGGCGAACGCGGCGGCAGCGGCGGCTGACCCGAACGCCTGGCAGGCCTACGTGGTCGAGGAACTCATCCGCACGGTGTTCCCCCCGCCGCGCACGCTGTGGGAGGGGATGAAGGACCGGATGGCGGCGCTGATGGGTCCCGGGGCGGTGGGCACTGGGCTCCTGGAGTTCCTGAACGGGCGCTCCCCGCACGTCTCGCTGCTGGGCCACAGCCTGGGCGGCATCCTGCTCGACCACCTGGCGCGGCGGGCGGTGGCCCTCTCGCCATTGCGGGAGCGGGTGGCCCGCGCCGTCTACCTGGCCCCGGCGAACACGCTGGACTTCGCCCGCCAGACCCCCCGGCTCCCCCGCGCCGAGTACGCGCTGATGGGCCTGACCGACGCCGAGGAACGCAACGAGGTGGGGCAGATTGACCCGCTGCTCAGCGGCCTGTACCCCCGCACCGTCCTGTACCTGGTCAGCAACGCCCTGGAGGACGAGCGGGGTACGCCCATCCTGGGCATGCAGCGCTTCCTGCCGGGCGACCCCTTCCACCGCCGGTTCAGGACGGTCACCTGGGTGCCCACCCCCCAGCTTCCGCAGTTCACCCACCACGGCTTCCTGGAGACGCCCGCCGTCCGCGCCTGGGTCAGGGAACGGCTGGGGGTGGGCTGAGCCGAAAGGGGGGAGAAGGCTGGGGGCGACGCGATTTCGCCCCCAGCTCATGCCGGATGGAAGAGCGCGGCCTTACTGGGCCCCGACCCGGACCCCGGCGTCGCCCAGCTTCTGCTGCCAGCGGACGAGTTCGGCGGCCTCGCTCGCGGGCGTGACCTTGCCCAGCGACACGTTGTTCGCGCAGGTCGTGCCCCGGTAGCCGCAGTGGGGCAGCCACATCGGGTTGGTGCTGGTCTTGCCGTCCGCGCCCACTTTCGTCCAGCCGCTCACGTTGTCGCGCAGCGAGTTGCCCGCAAAGGTCGCCGGGGCCAGGTTGCCCGCCCCATATATGTCCCACACGTAGATGCCCACGTTCTGCGCGGGAAGCCGGCTGCCATCGGGAAGCCGCCCGCTCCCCACCACCCGGTTACGGTACGCCTCAATCCCCACGCCCCCGGCAATCGCCAGGCCGTAGTTCGTCGTGCCCACAATCTGGTTGTCGTAGGCCCGCACGTACCCGTTCCCCCGGGGATCGGTGACCTTGGCGTCCCCCAACATGATGCCGCCGCCCGAGTACACCTTGCTCGTGGGGTCGGCGGGGTAGGCCCCCTGGATGTAGTTGTCGTGGATCAGGATGGGCTTGTCCGGCGTGCCGGAGGAGGCGTACAGGTTGATGTTGTCCTCTACGGCCGACTGCCCGGGCTCGTTGATGACCTGGTTCCAGGCGATTTCCGCATTCGCAATCCCCTGCACGGCGTTGAACTGGATCGCCTGCATGATGTTCGTCTGGCCGTTGTACCCGCCCCGGCCATCGCTCTGGCGCCCGTCGATATTCCTGAAGGTGTTGCGCAGGATGCGGATGCCCTGATCCCCGGTCCCCTTAAAGCTGCGGACATAGATGCCGCCGCCCGAGAAGGTGGAGTTCTCCACCCGCAGGTTGCGAATGTTCTCGCCCGCCACCACCCGCGTCGCGCTTCTCCCGGCTTGGCCAGGTGTCCGGGCCTCGCCCCGCACGTTCCGCACGGTGAGGTCGTAGTCCCAGCCGGTGATGAGCCGGCCCCCGCCCCGCAGGCGGCTGTTCTCGATGATCACGGGCTCGGAGGTCTGGATCGTGATCACCGGAGTCGTGTCCAGGCTCTCCCAATTGCCGGAGTAGGTGCCGCCCTTCGTGATCACCAGGGGGCCGGAGAAGACGGGCTCGCCGCCCGCCGGGGCGCTGACGGGCGCCGCGCTCGGGGCCGCCGCGCAGCCCAGCAGGCTGGGACTCGCCCAGTCGGCGTGGTCCGAACTGACCCCGTCACCTGCGTCCGTCACGACGAGCCGCAGTTCCCTCCTGCCGCTCACGTTCACGCTCAGCGCCCGCGCGCCGTCGCTGCCGCGCAGCACGCCGGAGTCGTACAGCTTCACGCCGTCGGCGTAGACCTGGAACACCACGCTGCCCCTGGAACTCACCTCGTCGTCCACCCCCACCGCCGAGGTGAAGGTGGAGCAGCGCCCACCCAGATCGAAGGTCAGGCTGGACGAGGCGTGGACCCCGAGGCCCCGGGCGTACGTCCGGCCACCGATGGTGAGGGCGCGGCCGTCCCCGGCGGCCTTCTCGCCGTTGCTGAGGTTGCGCTCCACCGGCCCCCAGCCGTTGGTCACGCTGACAAAGGGCTCCAGGCTCAGGTCGCTGCCCGCGCCGAGTTGCAGGGCCTCCAGCTCGGCGTCGTCGGGGGCTGCCGCGTCCGCGCTCGTTACGGGCTGCTCGGCGGCCACCTCGGGCGCGGGGCTCTGACTTCCGCAGGCGGCCAGCCCCAGCGTCAGGGCCAGCAGAGCGCCCACCATCCCGGCGCGACGGCGTTTTGTAAGAACCTGAACCATATGCTCCTCCCACCCCGCCTGCCTCCTGGGCAGCGAGTTATTGACAGATCTTAAGAAGACGTGTGAGCCGTGTGATGGCGGCTTTAAGCCCGCCTCATCCTTCCTTTAATCTAGGGAAGGTGCCTGAATTGGGCTGTGTGGTTTGCCGCACGGTGGGGGTGGGGGGTGCGACTTGCAAATTTGTCACTCTGCCACACAGAAAACCCGTCCGCGGCGGGAGTCGGGTCCTCAGGGGGCCTCCTGGCAGAACGGGGGTTAGCGGCGGGCCACAGCGCAGGCGGCCCCGGCACAACGGCCGGACCTTCATGAGATTTAACTAAATGTAAAAAATCTCACATAGAGTCAAGATGAGCTGGACCCACTCTCCCTGCTCCGCCCTTTCAGGACAGTTCCTCGCCGTGGGTCCGGGAGGACCGATGAAGAACCATTCGGCAGGCGACTTCTTGCTCTCCAGCAGCGTTTTCCTTCTGTTGACCGCCTGCAGCCAGTCCAGCCCGCCCGCGGCGTCTGACCCCTATGCGAATGGCGCCAGCTACTCCTGGGCGTACACGGCCCCGGCTGGTCGGCTCTCCGCGCTCAGCCTCACCCCCGGCGAGAACAACCTCTACTTCGAGCCCATCCTCGCCGCCCGGAACGGTTGGGGTCCCATCGAGATCGACCGCTCCAACGGTGAGCAGGCCCCCGGGGATGGCCGCCCCCTCACCCTGAACGGCAAGACTTACGCCCGGGGCTTCGGCACCCACGCGGGCAGCGAGTTGCGCTACAGCCTCAGGGGGACAGGAGCGGTCTGCACCCGCTTCACCGCCGACATCGGGGTGGACGACGAGGTGGGCAACCGGGGCAGTGTGGTGTTTCAGGTGTATCTGGACGGCGTCAAGGCCTACGACTCGGGGACGATAACGGGGGCAAGTGCGACGAGGCAGGTGAACCTGGACATTCGCAACCGGCAGGAGTTGCGCCTGGTGGTGACGGACGCGGGCAATGGCAAGAGCAGTGACCACGCCGACTGGGCCGTTCCGAAAGTCTTCTGCGAGCGTCCCGCCTCCGGGAGGCTCGACACCACCTTCGGCAGCAGCGGGCGCGCCGACGTGGGCGGCAGCGACGCGGTGCTGGAGCCGGGCGGCGCCGTGCTGATCTCGGACACGGCGGGGGGCGACTTCGTCCTGAAGCGCCTGGCGGCGGACGGCACGGTGCGGCAGGTGACCACCGACTTCGGCGGGCCGGACGCGGCGTACGCCATCGCGCGGCAACCCGACGGCAAGGTCGTGGTGGTCGGGCAGAGCGGCAACAACTTCGCCGCCGCCCGCTACAACCCCGACCTGACGCTGGACACGGGCTTCGGAACGGGCGGCAAGGTCATCACCGACCTGGGCAGCCTGGGACTGGAGGCCGCCTACGCGGTGGCGGTCCAGGGGGACGGGAGGATCGTGGCGGCGGGAACGACGGTTCAGCCCGTGCCGGAGGGCACGCCTTCCTCCAACGACCTGGCCGTGGTGCGGTACAACGCGAACGGCACGCTCGACTCGACCTTCGGCACGGGCGGCGTGGTGGTCCAGCGCTTCGATCCGCCCTCCGACTACAGCGTGGACGAGGCGCGCGCGGTGGCCGTGCAGCCGGACGGCAGGATTGTGATCGCGGGCAAGGCGGACGCCTCGGGCGGGGGGCGAAGCCGACTCCTCATGCGCCTGAACGCGAACGGGGCCCCGGACACCACCTTCGCCGGGAGCGGACTTATCCGGGGCGACATCTACTCCATCTTCAACGACGTGGCGCTGGAACCGGACGGCGACATCGTCGTTGTGGGGTACGAGGGGCGCTACTTCGGGAACGGCGTGGTGCAGCGTTATGGCCCTGGCGGCGCGCTCCAGGACGAGACGCAGCTTCAGTTCACCGCCGACCTGTTCGGCAACCAGAATGTGCTGAGTGACGTGCTGGTCCAGCCGGACGGCAAGATTCTGGTCGGCGGCGCCGCGTACACCCCCCCGGCCAATGGCGGGACGGGGCTGAACGAGTACGCGTTCGCGCGGCTGAATTCCAGCCTGAGCCTGGACACGAGCTTCGGGACCGGCGGCAAAGTCCTCACCGGTCTGGGCGTGGCCCTCCTGCCGAGCGGGGGCGAGGAGACGCCGCTGGGCGCCCTCCTCCGGCAATCCGACGGCAAAATCGTGGTGGTCGCCACGCAAAGCGCGCGGTACTGGCCCTAATCCAGATCGAACAGCTCATACGAGTTCCGGTTGAACAGTTTCAAAACCGGTCCAACCCGAGCGGAACGAGCAGGAACGTTGAGGGTGGCCGGGACAGGAGTGATCGAAGCGGCACCGTCCCAATTCGAGAACGGATGGGACGGCAACCGTACCAGGGGCAGGGAAGGGCGAACGAGGTCGCCCCTGTTCGCCTTCTTCCTGTGAAGGAGTGGCCCTGTCCCGGGAAAGACTGTGAGGACCCGGGCACAGCATCCAGACCGGGCGCGGGGATGTGGGGAGACCAAAGTTTTCCACTGGATTGAGCTTGGGGACGTGTGAGCAGTATCACTGTGCGGACAGCAGCCTGGGGCTGGACGACGAGCCCGTCCGCCATCCGAGGCTCCCGCCGCACGCCAGGAGGAACGATGCCAAGAAGGGGAAGTTCAGGACCATCCACCCCCACCCGCAGGTTGCCAGAGTGGCCGACGTGAGGACGCCTATCAGCCCGCGCGTCTCGGTGCTGATGCCCACGTTCCGGCAGGCCCCGTTCCTGCCCCGCGCCGCCCAGAGCCTGCTCGCCCAGTCCCTGACGGAATGGGAGCTGATCGTGGTGGACGACGGCTCGCCCGACGAGACGGCCAAGGCCGTGGAGCCGTACCTCGCCGACCCCCGCATCACCCTCCACCGCCTGGAGCGCAACGTTGGGCTGGGCGCGGCCCTCAACCACGCCCTCTCCCACGCCCGGGCGCCACTGGTGGCCTATCTGCCCTCGGACGACGTGTACTACCGCGACCATCTGGAGGACTTGGCGGCGGCTCTGGGGGCGCATCCCGGGGCAACACTGGCGTACTCGGGTGTGCGGCACCACTACAACCGGACGGCGGCGGGGCGGGTGGACGGCGAGCCCCTGCAACTCGTGCAGGTCATGCACCGCCGCACGGGGGAGCGCTGGCTGGAGCGGGATGAGCTGACCACCGACGACCTGGACCGGATGTACTGGGGACGGCTCGCGGCGCACGGAACGGCGGTGAGCACCGGGCGGGTGACCTGCGAGTGGGTAAACCACCCCCATCAGCGGCACAAGATCATGCGGGAACCGGAGGGCGGGATCAACACCTACCGGGCGTACTACGGGGCGCGAGAGCCGTTGCGCTTTCAATCCACCGTGGGGCACCTCACCGACGAGCCCCTGCGCTTTCGCCCGTACCGCGAGCGCCCGCCCACGCCGCCCGCCCCGGACGGCCTGAAAATCCTCCTCGTGGGCGAACTCGCCTACAACCCGGAGCGGGTGCTGGCGTTGACCGAGCGCGGGCACCGGCTGTACGGCCTGTGGATGGACCGGCCCCACTGGTACAACTGGGTGGGTCCCCTCCCCTTCGGGCACGTGCAGG
This sequence is a window from Deinococcus aerius. Protein-coding genes within it:
- a CDS encoding TetR/AcrR family transcriptional regulator: MEGKPTSGRRERKKLDTWRTIRQTALRLISERGYHNVSLEDIAAAADVSRATLFNYFRSKEAMLFDPDPEEQTHWETFLAQRPTDEVPWASLEAFFLDYTAGYETKLRLQKELQQGGTVLSQAKQDGSVRVHAFLSTWLRPRLLAQGQDPDESDFLLSIAFTAMSTAFARWDPKQDFGVFQHLIRQAFGRVGRGLLTPP
- a CDS encoding SDR family oxidoreductase, with the protein product MSKVWFITGASRGFGEAFARAALERGDRVAGTARRLETLDGLRAFGEAFLPLQLDVTDRAADFAAVRQAREHFGQLDVVVNNAGYGHFGFFEEITEEEARAQLETNVFGAMWVTQAALPILREQGHGHIIQISSIGGVAAFPSLGIYHASKWALEGMSEALAQEVAGQGIKVTLVEPGSYGTDWAGSSAQRSQPNPVYDGFRQAMAQRAGQSTAGDPQAAAQALLKVVDSENPPLRILFGSQAFDIAQGLTQRRVQTWKEWETVSREA
- a CDS encoding NPCBM/NEW2 domain-containing protein, with amino-acid sequence MVQVLTKRRRAGMVGALLALTLGLAACGSQSPAPEVAAEQPVTSADAAAPDDAELEALQLGAGSDLSLEPFVSVTNGWGPVERNLSNGEKAAGDGRALTIGGRTYARGLGVHASSSLTFDLGGRCSTFTSAVGVDDEVSSRGSVVFQVYADGVKLYDSGVLRGSDGARALSVNVSGRRELRLVVTDAGDGVSSDHADWASPSLLGCAAAPSAAPVSAPAGGEPVFSGPLVITKGGTYSGNWESLDTTPVITIQTSEPVIIENSRLRGGGRLITGWDYDLTVRNVRGEARTPGQAGRSATRVVAGENIRNLRVENSTFSGGGIYVRSFKGTGDQGIRILRNTFRNIDGRQSDGRGGYNGQTNIMQAIQFNAVQGIANAEIAWNQVINEPGQSAVEDNINLYASSGTPDKPILIHDNYIQGAYPADPTSKVYSGGGIMLGDAKVTDPRGNGYVRAYDNQIVGTTNYGLAIAGGVGIEAYRNRVVGSGRLPDGSRLPAQNVGIYVWDIYGAGNLAPATFAGNSLRDNVSGWTKVGADGKTSTNPMWLPHCGYRGTTCANNVSLGKVTPASEAAELVRWQQKLGDAGVRVGAQ
- a CDS encoding NPCBM/NEW2 domain-containing protein, coding for MTACSQSSPPAASDPYANGASYSWAYTAPAGRLSALSLTPGENNLYFEPILAARNGWGPIEIDRSNGEQAPGDGRPLTLNGKTYARGFGTHAGSELRYSLRGTGAVCTRFTADIGVDDEVGNRGSVVFQVYLDGVKAYDSGTITGASATRQVNLDIRNRQELRLVVTDAGNGKSSDHADWAVPKVFCERPASGRLDTTFGSSGRADVGGSDAVLEPGGAVLISDTAGGDFVLKRLAADGTVRQVTTDFGGPDAAYAIARQPDGKVVVVGQSGNNFAAARYNPDLTLDTGFGTGGKVITDLGSLGLEAAYAVAVQGDGRIVAAGTTVQPVPEGTPSSNDLAVVRYNANGTLDSTFGTGGVVVQRFDPPSDYSVDEARAVAVQPDGRIVIAGKADASGGGRSRLLMRLNANGAPDTTFAGSGLIRGDIYSIFNDVALEPDGDIVVVGYEGRYFGNGVVQRYGPGGALQDETQLQFTADLFGNQNVLSDVLVQPDGKILVGGAAYTPPANGGTGLNEYAFARLNSSLSLDTSFGTGGKVLTGLGVALLPSGGEETPLGALLRQSDGKIVVVATQSARYWP